ATGCCGAGCCCGGTCGCCGCGATGGTCGCCCGGTGGTCGGGCAGGCACGGATTCTCCACCGCGATCGACCGCCCTCCCGCCCCGGCCAGCGCCTCACACACCAGCCGCAGCCCCTGGGTGAATCCGCTGCAGACGACGATGCGCTCGGGGCTGGTGACCACACCGCGCACCCGGCCCAAGTAACCGGCCAGCTCGGTGCGCAGCCGCAGTGCACCCCGCGGGTCCAGCGGGCCGAGCTCTGAATGCGGCGTGACGTGCAGGGCTCGCCGCAGCGCGCGCAGCCAGTCGGCGCGCGGGAACATGCTCAGATCGGGGCGCCCGAGCCGGAAGTCCGCCACCACCCGGGGTGGCGTCGGCACCGGCCTCGGCGACGGCAACAGCCCCGGACCCCGCGCGACCTCGGTAACCGACCCCTGCCGGCTGCGCAGGTAACCCTCGGCGGCCAGTTGGGTGTAGGCCTCGACCACCGTTCCGCGTGCGACGCCGAGCTGGCCGGCCAGAGTCCGCGAGGACGGCAATGACTCCCCCGGTGCCAGCCGCCCGTCTCGGATGGCCTGTCGCAGCGCGTGCTCCAGAGCTGCGCGCCGACCGCGCCCGGCGGGGAGTTCGAGATGCAGGTCCACCCCGCCCACCCCACTGGTCCATGAATCCAGCACAGAATTGGACCTTACTCCCAGACCATTTCCGACCTAGCGTCGTCGGCATGAACGCACCCGCCCCGTTGGCCCGTCGACGTCTGACCAGCACGGCGAGTTTGACCGCGCAGGTCAATGCGGCCCAACGGGCCGCGGAATCCATGCGGGCACCACACCGTCGCCTACTCGACGACCCCTGGTCCCGGCATTTCGTCGAGCACCCCGCGTTGCGGGTCGTACTGACCAATCGCTGGCTTGCCGGCGCCGCGGTGCGGGTCTTCGACCGTCGATGGGGCGGGCTGCACGCCCATATCGTGCTGCGGGCCCGCTTCACCGACGATGTCTGCGCGGCTGCGATCGGGGAAGGAATCGACCAACTGGTGCTGCTGGGCGCCGGGTTCGACACCACCAGTCTGCGAAACGCGCAGGCCTCGGTGACGATCTTCGAAGTCGACGCTCACACCACCCAAGCCGCCAAACGTCCTACCGCCGAGCGGTTGCTGCCCGCGCCACGCGCCGGCCATATCGTCTGGATCCCCTGCGACCTGGAGCAGGACAACCTCCGAGATCGCCTCCTGGCCGGCGGGTTCGCCCCGCAACGGCGCAGCCTGGTCGTCTGGCTCGGGGTCAGCATGTACCTCACGGCTGATGCGATCGAGGCGACCCTGGGCGACCTGGCGACACTGTGCGCGCCGGGCAGCCGGCTCGTCGCCGATTACGTCGACACCGCGGTTGTCACCGGGGACAGCCGGTGGGCCGGCGCCCGAAGGATCGCCCGGGTCGTCGCTGCTCGTGGCGAGCCCTACCGCAGCGGATTCACCGCATCCGGCCTCGACGCGCTGCTGGCCGCCCACGGCTTCACTGTCCGCGACCACGCCGGGGTCACCGAACTGCTGCACCGCTACGACCCGACCCGTGCCGGCGGGCTGGCTGCCGACGACTGGCTCGGGGTGGTCTGCGCGGAGCGGACCGGCCGATGACCTCACCCGCCGCTTTCGTTCAACGTTTTGCAGAGACCTGGGCCGCGCCGAGCCTCGAGCGCCTGGACGCACTGACGAACCCGGATGTCTGTTACATCCAGCCGCTGCTTCCCGAGGTGCGGGGCCGCGCTGCCGCCGGCAGTTATTGGCGTCGGGTGTTCACCTTGATGCCGGATCTGCACATCGACGTGGTCAATTCGGCGGTTTCGGCCGACAACCTGGTCTACATCGAATTCCTGATCCGGGGCACCCTCGGGGGCAGGCCGGTGACCTGGCCCGCGGTAGACCGCTACGAACTCGACGAACTCGGGCGGGTTCGGCGGCGCGTCCTGTATTGCGATTCGGCGCAGCTATTGCCGGCGCTGCTGCGGCCGAGCGGACTGGCGGCAGTGCTGCGGGCCGGTGTTCGCCTGGGCTTCGCCGCGGTTCGGTCTCGATGGACGTCTCGGTGACCGCCCGGGCTGTCGGGCGCCGGCCCGCCGATGCCGCCGCGTTCCTCGAGTTCGTCCAGGACGCGACCAATGAGTACCGAGCTGAAGCTGCTGTTGGCCTCACCGGGAATGGTGCTCGCGTTCGGGAGGGCAGCACTGCGTCGGCGCACAAGGCGCTGAGCGGCAGCGGATACGGTTGTGCCCATGACCGATCTGACAGGCAAAGTGGCACTGGTGACCGGCGCCTCCTCGGGGCTGGGTGCGGCGGTGGCGCAGCTGTTCGCCCGGCGCGGAGCATCGGTGTTCGGGGTGGCCCGCGACACCGAACGGCTGGCCACGGTCTTCGCCGATGTGCCCGGCGGACGGTTCGCCGGTACGGACATCAGCACCGCGCAGGCCTGCACGGCGGCGGTTGCGCAGTGCGTCGCGCAGTTCGGCCGACTCGATGTGCTGGTCAACGTCGCCGGCGCACACCAGATGCGCCACACGCTGGGTGTCACCGACGACGAGTGGGCCCACGACCTCGCGGTCAATCTCAACGGGCCGTTCTATCTGTGTCGCGCGGGTCTGCCGCACCTGCTGGAGACGGCCGGCAACATCGTCAACGTCGCCTCGATCGCCGGGGTGGAAGGCCAGGCGTACTCGGCGGGCTATTGCGCGGCAAAGCACGGGCTCGTCGGGCTCACCCGGTCGTTGGCCGTGGAGTTCACCGCGGAGAAGCTGCGGGTCAACGCCGTGTGTCCGGGTGGGATGCTGACCCCGCAGGTGACGAATTTTCAGCTGCCCGAGGGCGCCGACGTCAATCTCGTCATGCGGGTGGCATCACCGCGCGGGATGAGCGCTCCGAGCGACGTCGCCGAGGTGATCGCATTCCTGGCCAGCGACGCCGCGGCCGCGGTGCACGGCGCGGTGTACCTGACCGACAACGGCAAGACGGCCGGCTAGCGCAGGGCCAGGCCGGTCAGTGCCCGCCCGATGACCAGCCGCTGGATCTCACTGGTGCCCTCGAAGATGGTGAAGATCTTGGCGTCCCGGTGCATCCGCTCCACCGGGTAGTCGCGGGTGTAGCCGTTGCCGCCCAGGATCTGAATCGCCTCATCGGTGACATAGACCGCGGTTTCGCTGGCGACCAGCTTGGCCATCGAGCCCTCGGCATTGTCGAACGCCTTGTTGTTGCGCGCCATCCAACCGGCCCGCCAGACCAGCAGCCGCGCGGCGTCGATCCGGCTCTTCATGTCGGCCAGTTTGAAGGCGACCGCCTGGAACTCGCCGATCTTGCGGCCGAACTGCTCCCGCTGGCAGGCGTATTCGAGGGCGTATTCGTAGGCGGCCCGCGCCACCCCGACCGCCATCGCCCCGACCGACGGGCGAGTGCGTTCGAAGGTCTTCATCGCCGCCTGGCCCCCGGCGGAGGCGCCGGACTTGACGCGGGCGACCCGGTCCTCGAACTTCTCCCGGCCGCCGAGGATCATGTCCGCGGGCAGGCGGACGTTGTCCAGGACGATCTCGGCGGTGTGCGAGGCCCGGATGCCGTGCTTCTTGAACTTCTGGCCCTGGGTCAGGCCCGGGGTGTCGGGCGGAAGCACGAACGTGGCCTGTCCCCGCGAGCCGAGTTCGGGATAGACCGAGGCGACCACGATGTGCACGTTGGCGATACCGCCGTTGGTGGCCCAGGTCTTGGTGCCGTTGAGCACCCATTCGCCGGTGGCCTCGTCGTAGCGGGCGCGGGTGCGGATCGCACCGACATCCGAACCGGCGTCGGGCTCGGATGAGCAGAAGGCTCCCAGCTTGGGTTCGTCGGCCGTGCCGAACATCTCCGGCAGCCAACGGCCCAGCTGTTCGGGAGTTCCGTTGCCGGCAAGCGCCGCTGCGGCCAGACCGGTGCCCAGAATCGACAGCGCGATACCGGCGTCACCCCAGAACAGCTCCTCGAACACCGTCAGCATGCCGATGCCGCTCGGTTCGGCGGCCTGGGTGGCGAACAGCTCTGGCGAATACAGGCCGATCTTGGCCGCCTCCTGGATGATCGGCCACGGGGTCTCCTCGCGTTCGTCCCATTCGGCGGCGGCCGGGCGGACGACCTCGGCGGCGAACTGATGCACCCAGTCCCGCACCTCGATCACGTCATCACTGAGTTCTATCGAGAACGACATCGTGTCTCCTGGGAATCCGTGGGCGGCCATTGGACGAGCCGGGTTGATTGTGGCACCTTCTCTGCGCGCCGACCCCGTCGGTCCAGCAATTCCGGTGCCGGCAACCGGGTGGGCGTGACTCATCTCCGGCTGGGAGCAGTACGGCCGATCAGCCCCAGATCGCTTGCACGGCAATGCCACCGACGTAGTAGGCGCCGAGACCGCAGGTCAACGTGAGCACCAGATTGGCCATCGCATAGAACCGGGCTCCGGCGGCGGCCAGCTGCAGCGTTTCGTAGGAGAAGGTCGAATAGGTGGTCAGGGCCCCGCACAGGCCGGTGCCGATCAGCAGATGCAGCCGCTCGTCCCCGGCGCTCGCCGCGCCGGTGAGCAACCCCAGGATCAGGCTGCCGAGCACATTGGCGGTGAAAGTGCCCCACGCGAACGTGGTGTTATGGCGGGCCTGGACGAATCGATCGGTCAGGTATCGCAGCGGCGCCCCCACCGCGGCGCCGAGGATCACCAGCAGCCAGTTCACGGGCCGTTTCCGGCTCGACCGACGTGCCGGACGACCTCGACTTCGTCGAGGAGGATCAGACCCTCGGTGACCAGCTCGTCCAGCTCCGGCAGGAAGTTGCGGATCCGTTCGGCGGTGTCGACGACGATCACCGAGACCGGCAGGTCCTCCGAGAGCGACAGCAGCCGGGTGGTGTGGATGGCCGACGACGCGCCGTAACCCTCGACCCCGCGGAAGACGGTGGCACCGGCCAGACCGGCGCGGCGCGCGCGGTGCACGATCTCACTGAACAGCGGCTTGTGATGCCAGGTGTCGCTCTCTCCGATGAACACCGTCAGGCGCAACGCTGATCCGCTCAGCTGGGTCA
This is a stretch of genomic DNA from Mycolicibacter terrae. It encodes these proteins:
- a CDS encoding class I SAM-dependent methyltransferase is translated as MARRRLTSTASLTAQVNAAQRAAESMRAPHRRLLDDPWSRHFVEHPALRVVLTNRWLAGAAVRVFDRRWGGLHAHIVLRARFTDDVCAAAIGEGIDQLVLLGAGFDTTSLRNAQASVTIFEVDAHTTQAAKRPTAERLLPAPRAGHIVWIPCDLEQDNLRDRLLAGGFAPQRRSLVVWLGVSMYLTADAIEATLGDLATLCAPGSRLVADYVDTAVVTGDSRWAGARRIARVVAARGEPYRSGFTASGLDALLAAHGFTVRDHAGVTELLHRYDPTRAGGLAADDWLGVVCAERTGR
- a CDS encoding nuclear transport factor 2 family protein, which translates into the protein MTSPAAFVQRFAETWAAPSLERLDALTNPDVCYIQPLLPEVRGRAAAGSYWRRVFTLMPDLHIDVVNSAVSADNLVYIEFLIRGTLGGRPVTWPAVDRYELDELGRVRRRVLYCDSAQLLPALLRPSGLAAVLRAGVRLGFAAVRSRWTSR
- a CDS encoding SDR family NAD(P)-dependent oxidoreductase, with the translated sequence MTDLTGKVALVTGASSGLGAAVAQLFARRGASVFGVARDTERLATVFADVPGGRFAGTDISTAQACTAAVAQCVAQFGRLDVLVNVAGAHQMRHTLGVTDDEWAHDLAVNLNGPFYLCRAGLPHLLETAGNIVNVASIAGVEGQAYSAGYCAAKHGLVGLTRSLAVEFTAEKLRVNAVCPGGMLTPQVTNFQLPEGADVNLVMRVASPRGMSAPSDVAEVIAFLASDAAAAVHGAVYLTDNGKTAG
- a CDS encoding acyl-CoA dehydrogenase family protein; translation: MSFSIELSDDVIEVRDWVHQFAAEVVRPAAAEWDEREETPWPIIQEAAKIGLYSPELFATQAAEPSGIGMLTVFEELFWGDAGIALSILGTGLAAAALAGNGTPEQLGRWLPEMFGTADEPKLGAFCSSEPDAGSDVGAIRTRARYDEATGEWVLNGTKTWATNGGIANVHIVVASVYPELGSRGQATFVLPPDTPGLTQGQKFKKHGIRASHTAEIVLDNVRLPADMILGGREKFEDRVARVKSGASAGGQAAMKTFERTRPSVGAMAVGVARAAYEYALEYACQREQFGRKIGEFQAVAFKLADMKSRIDAARLLVWRAGWMARNNKAFDNAEGSMAKLVASETAVYVTDEAIQILGGNGYTRDYPVERMHRDAKIFTIFEGTSEIQRLVIGRALTGLALR
- the crcB gene encoding fluoride efflux transporter CrcB, whose product is MNWLLVILGAAVGAPLRYLTDRFVQARHNTTFAWGTFTANVLGSLILGLLTGAASAGDERLHLLIGTGLCGALTTYSTFSYETLQLAAAGARFYAMANLVLTLTCGLGAYYVGGIAVQAIWG
- a CDS encoding DUF190 domain-containing protein, whose protein sequence is MTQLSGSALRLTVFIGESDTWHHKPLFSEIVHRARRAGLAGATVFRGVEGYGASSAIHTTRLLSLSEDLPVSVIVVDTAERIRNFLPELDELVTEGLILLDEVEVVRHVGRAGNGP